The proteins below come from a single Mycobacterium parmense genomic window:
- a CDS encoding DUF5313 domain-containing protein — protein sequence MTDKAPRTRPNALQFVRYCCGGRLPDSMRDWVRNDLAGKGATRRMMIRVAVPAVLVLAPFWLIPTTLDVHLSMTLPILIPFVYFSHALNKVWRRHMLQVHGLDPELADELTRKRDAHIHQAYIERYGPRTDGPDATRPQSRGE from the coding sequence ATGACCGACAAAGCACCCCGCACCCGGCCGAACGCCTTGCAGTTCGTCCGCTACTGCTGCGGCGGCCGGCTGCCCGACTCGATGCGGGACTGGGTGCGCAACGACCTGGCCGGCAAGGGCGCCACCCGCCGGATGATGATCCGCGTCGCGGTCCCGGCGGTGCTGGTGCTCGCCCCGTTCTGGCTCATCCCGACCACGCTCGACGTGCACCTGAGCATGACGCTGCCGATCCTCATCCCGTTCGTGTACTTCTCGCACGCCCTGAACAAGGTGTGGCGGCGGCACATGCTGCAGGTGCACGGCCTCGACCCCGAACTGGCCGACGAGCTCACCCGCAAGCGCGACGCCCACATCCACCAGGCGTACATCGAGCGCTACGGGCCCAGAACCGACGGGCCCGACGCGACCCGGCCGCAGAGCCGCGGCGAGTAG
- a CDS encoding DUF3046 domain-containing protein, whose amino-acid sequence MRLTEFNERVVLRFGATYGASVLVDHVLTAFGDRTAAQAIEDGVDPRDVWRALCVDFDVPRDQW is encoded by the coding sequence GTGCGGCTAACGGAGTTCAACGAGCGGGTGGTCCTGCGTTTCGGCGCCACCTACGGGGCGTCGGTGCTGGTAGACCACGTGCTGACGGCCTTCGGCGATCGGACCGCAGCGCAGGCGATCGAGGATGGTGTCGACCCCCGCGACGTGTGGCGGGCGCTGTGCGTCGACTTCGACGTGCCCCGCGATCAGTGGTGA
- a CDS encoding limonene-1,2-epoxide hydrolase family protein has protein sequence MTELTGTAVANTRTVEGFLNALQNADYDAADAALHDNLVYENVGLPTIHGRARAMKLFRRMDGRAAFEVKIHRIAADGGAVLTERTDALIFGPLRLQFWVCGVFEVHDGRITLWRDYFDFFDMVKATVRGVAALALPSLRATF, from the coding sequence ATGACCGAGCTGACTGGTACGGCCGTCGCGAACACCCGCACGGTCGAGGGTTTCCTGAACGCCCTGCAGAACGCGGACTACGACGCCGCGGACGCCGCGCTGCACGACAACCTCGTCTACGAGAACGTCGGGTTGCCCACCATTCACGGCCGCGCCCGGGCGATGAAGCTCTTCCGGCGGATGGACGGGCGCGCCGCCTTCGAGGTGAAGATTCACCGCATCGCGGCCGACGGCGGGGCCGTGCTCACCGAACGCACCGACGCGCTGATCTTCGGCCCGCTGCGGCTGCAGTTCTGGGTGTGCGGCGTGTTCGAGGTGCACGACGGGCGAATCACGCTCTGGCGCGACTACTTCGACTTCTTCGACATGGTCAAGGCCACCGTCCGCGGCGTCGCGGCGCTGGCGCTGCCCTCGCTGCGAGCGACGTTCTAG
- a CDS encoding putative quinol monooxygenase → MPVVVVATMTVKPESVDTVRDILTRAVEEVHEEPGCQLYSLHQSGETFVFVEQWADPEALKAHSTAPAVTKMFTAAGEHLDGAPDIKMLQPVPAGEPDKGQLRP, encoded by the coding sequence ATGCCCGTCGTCGTCGTCGCCACCATGACCGTCAAGCCGGAATCGGTCGACACCGTCCGCGACATCCTCACCCGCGCGGTGGAGGAAGTGCACGAGGAGCCGGGCTGCCAGCTGTACTCGCTGCACCAGTCGGGCGAGACCTTCGTGTTCGTCGAGCAATGGGCCGACCCCGAGGCGCTCAAGGCCCACAGCACCGCGCCTGCGGTTACCAAGATGTTCACCGCCGCCGGCGAGCACCTCGACGGCGCGCCGGACATCAAGATGCTGCAGCCGGTCCCGGCCGGTGAGCCGGACAAGGGACAGTTGCGCCCCTGA
- the clgR gene encoding transcriptional regulator ClgR encodes MPPLVREVIGDVLRDARTSQGRTLREVSDSARVSLGYLSEVERGRKEPSSELLNAICDALDVPLSSVLTDAGERMAGQERRLAGETAGSSIDATTKVVIPPVASLAVA; translated from the coding sequence ATGCCGCCATTGGTGCGCGAGGTCATCGGGGACGTGCTGCGCGACGCCCGGACGTCGCAGGGCCGGACGCTGCGCGAGGTCTCCGACTCGGCGCGGGTGAGCCTCGGCTATCTGTCGGAGGTGGAGCGCGGCCGCAAGGAGCCGTCCAGCGAGCTGCTCAACGCGATCTGCGACGCGTTGGACGTCCCGCTGTCGTCGGTGCTGACCGACGCCGGCGAGCGGATGGCCGGCCAGGAACGCCGGCTCGCCGGTGAGACCGCCGGAAGCTCGATCGACGCCACCACCAAGGTCGTCATCCCGCCGGTTGCGTCCCTGGCCGTGGCCTGA
- a CDS encoding amino-acid N-acetyltransferase, which produces MPILLAVTESSPDLPAVVRRARTSDVPAIKQLVDTYAGKILLEKNLVTLYEAVQEFWVAEYQGQVVGCGALHVMWADLGEIRTVAVDPSVTGHGIGHAIVDRLLEVARELQLKRLFVLTFETEFFARHGFTEIEGTPVTAEVYEEMCRSYDIGVAEFLDLSYVKPNILGNSRMLLRL; this is translated from the coding sequence ATGCCGATACTGTTAGCCGTGACCGAAAGTTCACCGGATCTCCCCGCGGTTGTTCGGCGCGCCCGGACGTCGGACGTGCCCGCGATCAAGCAACTCGTCGACACCTACGCGGGCAAGATCCTGCTGGAGAAAAACCTCGTGACGCTCTACGAGGCGGTGCAGGAATTCTGGGTCGCCGAATACCAGGGCCAAGTCGTGGGGTGCGGCGCGCTGCACGTGATGTGGGCCGATCTCGGGGAGATCCGCACCGTGGCGGTCGACCCGTCGGTCACCGGCCACGGAATCGGCCACGCGATCGTCGACCGGCTGCTGGAGGTGGCCCGCGAGCTGCAGCTCAAGCGGCTCTTCGTGCTGACCTTCGAGACGGAGTTCTTCGCCCGGCACGGCTTCACCGAGATCGAGGGCACGCCGGTGACCGCCGAGGTGTACGAGGAGATGTGCCGCTCGTACGACATCGGTGTCGCCGAGTTCTTGGACCTGAGCTACGTCAAGCCCAACATCCTGGGCAACTCCCGGATGCTGCTGAGGCTCTAA
- a CDS encoding glycosyltransferase produces MRVAVVAGPDPGHSFPAIALCRRFAEAGDDPTLFTGEEWVGAARAAGIAAVELDGLAATDEDLDAGARIHRRAARMAVRNVPALHALAPDLVVSDVITAGGGMAAELLGIPWIELNPHPLYLPSKGLPPIGSGLAPGTGVRGRLRDATMRALSARSWRAGLRQRAAVRTEIGLPAVDPGPLRRLIATLPALEVPRPDWPAEAVVVGPLHFEPTERVLDIPPGSGPVVAVAPSTASTGTEGLAEVALGCLTPGDTLPAGSRLVVSRLGGAALPERPWAVVGLGSQAELLTHADVVVCGGGHGMVAKTLLAGVPLVVVPGGGDQWEMANRVVRQGSGRLIRPLTADALVAAVNDVLSTPGYRAAAQRAATAVSGVADPVKVCHDALALAG; encoded by the coding sequence ATGCGCGTCGCCGTGGTCGCCGGGCCCGATCCCGGCCACTCCTTCCCCGCGATCGCGCTGTGCCGGCGCTTCGCCGAAGCGGGCGACGATCCCACGCTGTTCACCGGCGAGGAGTGGGTCGGCGCCGCCCGCGCGGCCGGAATCGCCGCGGTCGAGCTGGACGGTCTGGCGGCCACCGACGAGGATCTCGACGCCGGGGCGCGGATCCACCGGCGCGCGGCGCGGATGGCGGTGCGCAACGTGCCGGCGCTGCATGCGCTGGCGCCCGACCTGGTGGTGTCCGACGTCATCACCGCCGGCGGCGGCATGGCCGCCGAACTCTTGGGCATCCCGTGGATCGAGCTCAACCCGCACCCGTTGTACCTGCCGTCCAAGGGGCTGCCGCCGATCGGCAGCGGGCTGGCGCCGGGCACCGGCGTCCGCGGCAGGCTGCGCGACGCCACGATGCGCGCGCTCTCGGCCCGGTCCTGGCGGGCCGGGCTGCGGCAGCGGGCGGCGGTGCGGACCGAAATCGGTTTGCCGGCAGTCGATCCCGGCCCGTTGCGGCGGCTGATCGCGACGTTGCCCGCCCTCGAGGTCCCGCGCCCGGACTGGCCGGCGGAGGCCGTCGTCGTCGGTCCGCTGCACTTCGAACCGACCGAGCGGGTGCTGGACATCCCGCCGGGCTCCGGCCCGGTCGTGGCGGTGGCGCCGTCGACGGCGTCGACCGGGACCGAGGGCCTGGCCGAGGTCGCGCTGGGGTGTCTGACGCCGGGAGACACGCTGCCGGCGGGCTCGCGGCTGGTGGTGTCGCGGCTGGGCGGCGCGGCCCTGCCCGAGCGGCCGTGGGCGGTGGTGGGGCTGGGCAGCCAGGCCGAGCTGTTGACCCACGCCGACGTGGTGGTCTGCGGCGGCGGCCACGGCATGGTGGCCAAGACGCTGCTGGCGGGGGTGCCGCTGGTGGTGGTCCCCGGCGGCGGGGACCAGTGGGAGATGGCCAACCGGGTGGTGCGCCAGGGCAGCGGGCGGCTGATCCGCCCGCTGACCGCCGACGCGCTGGTGGCCGCGGTCAACGACGTGCTGTCGACCCCGGGCTACCGGGCGGCCGCGCAAAGGGCCGCCACCGCCGTCTCCGGTGTCGCCGACCCGGTGAAGGTATGCCACGACGCGCTCGCTTTGGCGGGCTGA
- a CDS encoding (2Fe-2S)-binding protein: MNISAQLSDVSSYGGFFALTVGGDAAGWRPVGRCYADGCADLIDATLARYRTTEARVGASLVQLGHAARLFSPVLACVLAHGVIPDLGGLQRADDGTQLRLPEPVGERVGPDSPLPELVYRVVVRDHMEPLATGLKVKVAPALLYGNIASALVGASNALLSARPDLRRPITKLTAGLLGTGGLAGSGVLREDDLALRRRSCCLFYRVADGATCADCPL, encoded by the coding sequence ATGAACATCTCCGCGCAGCTGTCCGACGTCTCGTCCTACGGGGGCTTCTTCGCGCTGACCGTCGGCGGCGACGCGGCGGGGTGGCGCCCGGTCGGCCGGTGCTACGCCGACGGCTGCGCCGACCTGATCGACGCCACCCTCGCGCGCTACCGCACCACCGAGGCGCGAGTGGGCGCCTCGCTGGTCCAGCTCGGCCACGCCGCCCGGCTCTTCTCGCCCGTCCTCGCGTGCGTGCTGGCCCACGGCGTCATCCCGGACCTGGGCGGCCTGCAGCGCGCCGACGACGGGACGCAGCTACGGCTGCCCGAGCCCGTCGGGGAGCGCGTCGGCCCGGACTCGCCGCTGCCCGAGCTGGTGTACCGGGTCGTCGTGCGCGACCACATGGAGCCGCTCGCGACCGGGCTGAAAGTCAAAGTGGCGCCCGCACTGCTCTACGGCAACATCGCGTCGGCGCTCGTCGGCGCGTCGAATGCTCTGCTCTCGGCGCGGCCCGACCTGCGCCGGCCGATCACGAAGCTCACCGCCGGGCTGCTGGGCACCGGCGGCCTGGCCGGCTCCGGCGTGCTGCGCGAAGACGATCTGGCGTTGCGCAGGCGCAGCTGCTGCCTGTTCTACCGGGTTGCGGACGGAGCCACGTGCGCCGACTGCCCGCTCTGA
- a CDS encoding DNA translocase FtsK gives MIRAAVTSVASGADEVLATTLAAMANKTAARSGTRTSRSKASSRGGPRGGSRSGARGARPAPARGRVSRPARRRNSPLLVAAGLACGRALRGTWMMAARGTGGAARSIGRARDIDPGHRRDGIALLLLGVAVVVAASSWFDAARPVGAWVDTLLRTFVGSGVLVLPVVAAAVAVALMRTEPNPDARPRLILGASLIAFSLLGLRHLWSGSPEDPEARRRAGGFIGFAIGGPLSDGLTPWIAAPLLFIGALFGLLLLTGTTIREVPDVVRAMFGNRLFGGDDDEYDDFSDFSDFSDFSDFADEPDEPVDDAGAAREDFSDGYVDEASPATQSEPQAWPSADSDQAPLEDDVPTVPEPAVKEAAARGRRRGKADQDTIELDRVVEGPYTLPPLSLLVAGDPPKKRSAANNVMADAISEVLNQFKVDAAVTGCTRGPTVTRYEVELGPGVKVEKITALQRNIAYAVATESVRMLAPIPGKSAVGIEVPNTDREMVRLADVLTAPSTRRDHHPLIIGLGKDIEGDFISANLAKMPHLLVAGSTGSGKSSFVNSMLVSLLARATPEEVRMILIDPKMVELTPYEGIPHLITPIITQPKKAAAALAWLVEEMEQRYQDMQASRVRHIDDFNAKVRSGAITAPLGSQREYRPYPYVVAIVDELADLMMTAPRDVEDAIVRITQKARAAGIHLVLATQRPSVDVVTGLIKTNVPSRLAFATSSLTDSRVILDQPGAEKLIGMGDGLFLPMGASKPVRLQGAFITDEEIQAVVSACKDQAEPEYTEGVTTAKPTGERTDVDPDIGDDMDVFLQAVELVVSSQFGSTSMLQRKLRVGFAKAGRLMDLMETRGIVGPSEGSKAREVLVKPDELAGTLALIRGGANADGSGDPDTE, from the coding sequence ATGATCAGGGCCGCCGTTACCAGTGTGGCAAGTGGTGCCGATGAGGTGCTTGCGACTACTCTTGCGGCCATGGCCAACAAGACCGCCGCCCGCTCTGGAACCCGAACGAGCAGGTCAAAAGCCTCTTCACGGGGTGGGCCGCGGGGCGGGTCCCGGAGCGGGGCCAGGGGCGCCCGTCCGGCACCGGCGCGCGGCAGGGTGAGCCGGCCCGCCAGGCGGCGCAATTCGCCGCTGCTGGTCGCCGCGGGGCTGGCCTGCGGGCGCGCCCTGCGCGGCACCTGGATGATGGCGGCGCGGGGGACCGGCGGCGCCGCCCGCTCGATTGGGCGGGCCCGCGACATCGACCCGGGGCACCGGCGCGACGGGATCGCGCTGCTCCTCCTCGGCGTGGCCGTCGTGGTCGCCGCGAGCTCCTGGTTCGACGCCGCGCGGCCGGTCGGCGCGTGGGTCGACACCCTGTTGCGCACCTTCGTGGGTTCCGGTGTGCTCGTGCTGCCGGTGGTCGCGGCGGCCGTCGCGGTGGCGCTGATGCGCACCGAACCGAACCCGGACGCGCGACCCCGGTTGATCCTGGGTGCGAGCCTGATCGCGTTCTCGCTGCTGGGGCTGCGCCACCTGTGGTCCGGGTCCCCCGAGGACCCCGAGGCGCGCCGCCGCGCCGGCGGATTTATCGGCTTCGCCATCGGCGGGCCGCTGTCGGACGGCCTGACCCCGTGGATCGCGGCGCCGCTGCTGTTCATCGGCGCGCTGTTCGGTTTGCTGCTGCTTACCGGCACGACGATCCGCGAGGTGCCCGACGTCGTGCGGGCGATGTTCGGCAACCGGCTGTTCGGGGGCGACGACGACGAATACGACGACTTCAGCGACTTCAGCGACTTCAGCGACTTCAGCGACTTCGCCGACGAGCCGGACGAGCCGGTCGACGACGCCGGCGCCGCGCGCGAGGACTTCTCCGACGGGTACGTCGACGAGGCGTCCCCGGCCACGCAGAGCGAGCCGCAGGCGTGGCCGTCGGCCGATTCCGACCAGGCGCCCCTCGAGGACGACGTCCCCACCGTTCCCGAACCCGCGGTCAAGGAGGCCGCCGCGCGCGGCCGCCGGCGGGGCAAGGCGGACCAGGACACCATCGAGCTCGACCGGGTCGTCGAAGGCCCGTACACGCTGCCGCCTCTGAGCCTGCTGGTGGCCGGGGACCCGCCGAAGAAACGCAGCGCGGCCAACAACGTGATGGCCGACGCGATCAGCGAGGTGCTCAACCAGTTCAAGGTCGACGCCGCGGTCACCGGTTGCACCCGTGGGCCGACCGTGACGCGCTACGAGGTCGAGCTGGGGCCCGGCGTGAAGGTGGAGAAGATCACCGCGCTGCAGCGCAACATCGCCTACGCGGTGGCCACCGAGAGCGTCCGCATGCTGGCGCCGATCCCCGGAAAGTCCGCCGTGGGCATCGAGGTGCCCAACACCGACCGCGAAATGGTGCGTCTCGCAGACGTTCTCACCGCGCCGTCGACCCGGCGCGACCATCACCCGCTGATCATCGGCCTGGGCAAGGACATCGAGGGCGACTTCATCTCGGCCAACCTGGCCAAGATGCCCCACCTGCTGGTCGCCGGCTCCACCGGTTCCGGTAAGTCCAGCTTCGTCAACTCGATGCTGGTGTCGCTGCTGGCCAGGGCCACCCCGGAGGAGGTCAGGATGATCCTGATCGACCCGAAGATGGTGGAACTCACCCCCTACGAGGGCATTCCCCACCTGATCACCCCGATCATCACCCAGCCCAAGAAGGCGGCGGCCGCGCTGGCCTGGCTGGTCGAGGAGATGGAGCAGCGCTACCAGGACATGCAGGCCTCCCGGGTGCGCCACATCGACGACTTCAACGCCAAGGTGCGCTCCGGGGCGATCACGGCCCCGCTGGGCAGCCAGCGCGAGTACCGGCCCTACCCGTACGTGGTCGCGATCGTCGACGAGCTGGCCGACCTGATGATGACCGCGCCGCGCGACGTCGAGGACGCGATCGTGCGGATCACCCAGAAGGCGCGGGCCGCCGGCATCCACCTGGTGCTGGCCACCCAGCGTCCGTCGGTCGACGTGGTGACCGGCCTGATCAAGACCAACGTGCCGTCGCGGCTGGCGTTCGCCACGTCGTCGCTGACCGACAGCCGCGTCATCCTCGACCAGCCCGGCGCGGAGAAGCTGATCGGGATGGGCGACGGGTTGTTCCTGCCGATGGGCGCGAGCAAACCCGTCCGGCTGCAGGGCGCGTTCATCACCGACGAGGAGATCCAAGCCGTCGTCAGCGCCTGCAAGGACCAGGCCGAGCCCGAGTACACCGAGGGCGTCACCACCGCCAAGCCCACCGGCGAGCGAACCGACGTCGACCCGGACATCGGTGACGACATGGACGTGTTCCTGCAGGCCGTCGAGCTGGTGGTGTCCAGCCAGTTCGGCTCGACCTCGATGCTGCAGCGCAAGCTGCGCGTCGGATTCGCCAAGGCCGGCCGGCTGATGGACCTGATGGAGACGCGCGGGATCGTCGGGCCGTCCGAGGGCTCGAAGGCCCGCGAGGTGCTGGTCAAGCCCGACGAGCTGGCGGGGACGCTGGCGCTGATCCGCGGCGGTGCCAACGCCGACGGGTCCGGCGACCCGGACACCGAATGA
- a CDS encoding mycofactocin-coupled SDR family oxidoreductase, translating into MMARPLDGKVAFITGAARGQGRAHAVRLATDGAAIIAVDLCDQIASVPYPLASPEDLAATVKLVEDTGARIVATRGDVRDRASVSSALQAGLDEFGRLDIVVANAGIAPMQSGDDGWRDVIDVNLTGVYNTIKAAIPTMVSQGDGGSIVLISSSAGLAGVGSPDAGSVGYAAAKHGVVGLMRIYANLLARENIRVNSIHPSGVETPMINNEFTREWLARMAAAVDNPGALGNAMPVETLQAEDIANAVAWLVSDQARYVTGVTLPVDAGFLNK; encoded by the coding sequence CTGATGGCCCGTCCGCTCGACGGGAAGGTCGCCTTCATCACCGGAGCGGCGCGCGGCCAGGGCCGCGCGCACGCCGTCCGCCTGGCCACCGACGGCGCCGCCATCATCGCGGTCGACCTGTGCGACCAAATCGCCAGCGTCCCCTACCCGCTGGCGAGCCCGGAGGATCTGGCGGCCACGGTCAAGCTGGTCGAGGACACCGGCGCCCGCATCGTGGCCACCCGCGGTGACGTGCGCGACAGGGCGTCGGTGTCGTCGGCGCTGCAAGCGGGACTCGACGAGTTCGGCCGCCTCGACATCGTGGTGGCCAACGCCGGCATCGCCCCGATGCAATCCGGTGACGACGGTTGGCGCGACGTGATCGACGTCAACCTCACCGGCGTGTATAACACGATCAAGGCCGCGATCCCGACGATGGTCTCCCAGGGCGACGGCGGCTCGATCGTGCTGATCAGTTCCAGCGCGGGGCTGGCCGGGGTGGGCAGCCCGGACGCCGGTTCCGTCGGTTATGCCGCCGCCAAACACGGGGTGGTCGGGCTGATGCGCATCTATGCGAATCTGCTTGCGCGAGAAAATATCCGGGTAAATTCGATCCACCCGTCGGGCGTCGAGACGCCGATGATCAACAACGAGTTCACCCGCGAGTGGCTGGCCAGGATGGCTGCGGCCGTGGACAACCCGGGGGCGCTGGGCAACGCCATGCCGGTGGAGACGTTGCAGGCCGAGGACATCGCCAACGCGGTGGCGTGGCTGGTCTCCGACCAGGCCCGCTACGTCACGGGCGTGACGCTGCCGGTCGACGCGGGCTTCCTCAACAAGTAG
- the pgsA gene encoding CDP-diacylglycerol--glycerol-3-phosphate 3-phosphatidyltransferase has protein sequence MSGQPRTGPLTGPPGRVRIANLANALTLSRLVLVPIFLLALFAGDGHQTAFRVVAFVIFAVASITDRLDGLLARHYGMATEFGAFVDPIADKTLIGSALIGLSMLGNLPWWVTVLILTREIGITLLRLIVIRRGVIPASWGGKLKTVVQSLAIALFILPLSGPLLVAASVLMGAAIVLTVVTGVDYVASTVRAVRQPTV, from the coding sequence GTGTCGGGGCAGCCGCGGACGGGTCCGCTAACGGGGCCGCCGGGCCGCGTCCGGATCGCCAACCTGGCCAACGCCCTGACCCTGTCGCGGCTGGTGCTGGTCCCGATATTCCTGCTCGCCCTGTTCGCGGGCGACGGCCACCAAACCGCGTTCCGCGTCGTGGCTTTCGTCATCTTCGCGGTGGCCTCGATCACCGACCGGCTGGACGGGCTGCTGGCCCGCCACTACGGCATGGCGACCGAGTTCGGCGCGTTCGTCGACCCGATCGCCGACAAGACGCTGATCGGCTCGGCCCTGATCGGGCTCTCGATGCTCGGCAACCTGCCGTGGTGGGTCACGGTGCTGATCCTGACCCGCGAGATCGGGATCACCCTGTTGCGGCTGATCGTCATTCGCCGCGGCGTCATCCCGGCCAGCTGGGGCGGCAAGCTCAAGACTGTCGTGCAGTCGCTGGCGATCGCGTTGTTCATCCTGCCGCTGTCGGGACCGCTGCTGGTCGCGGCGTCGGTCCTGATGGGCGCGGCCATTGTGCTGACGGTGGTCACCGGCGTCGACTACGTCGCCTCGACCGTGCGGGCGGTTCGCCAGCCCACCGTTTGA
- the pspM gene encoding phage shock envelope stress response protein PspM: protein MAVNSMQRGPWRALVQRGLDTAADLSEVLARRISAAADPRARMLRRRRRALRWGLIFSAGCVFWALVTMVLAAWGWFALLLEITGAVAAVMAIPATLLLLRYRWLRSEPLPACRPAAGRRMPPPGSAARPAMYALGASERGFFSLLGVMERGALLPSAEIKDLTAAANKSSAAMAATAAEVVSMERAAQHSDSSRSYLVPTINAFTAALSAGVRQYNEMVTAAAHLVSAATGEVSPAAQRYRAELAGATDRLAGWAQAFDELGGLRGAG from the coding sequence ATGGCGGTGAACTCGATGCAGCGCGGCCCCTGGCGCGCGCTGGTGCAGCGAGGGCTCGACACCGCCGCCGACCTCTCCGAGGTGCTGGCACGCAGGATCAGCGCGGCGGCGGACCCCCGCGCCCGGATGCTGCGCCGCCGCCGCCGGGCGCTGCGGTGGGGGCTGATCTTCAGCGCCGGGTGCGTGTTCTGGGCGCTGGTGACGATGGTGCTGGCGGCCTGGGGCTGGTTCGCGTTGCTGCTGGAGATCACCGGCGCGGTCGCCGCCGTCATGGCCATCCCGGCGACGCTGTTGCTGCTGCGCTACCGCTGGTTGCGCTCGGAGCCGCTGCCGGCCTGCCGGCCCGCCGCCGGGCGCCGGATGCCGCCGCCCGGGTCGGCGGCACGCCCCGCGATGTACGCGCTGGGGGCTTCCGAGCGGGGATTCTTCTCGTTGCTCGGCGTGATGGAGCGGGGCGCCCTGCTGCCGAGCGCCGAGATCAAGGACCTGACCGCGGCCGCCAACAAGAGCTCGGCGGCGATGGCGGCCACCGCCGCCGAGGTGGTGTCGATGGAGCGGGCGGCGCAGCATTCGGACTCGTCGCGGTCGTATCTGGTGCCCACCATCAACGCCTTCACCGCCGCGCTGAGCGCCGGCGTCCGCCAGTACAACGAAATGGTCACCGCCGCAGCGCATCTGGTGTCCGCCGCCACTGGTGAGGTGTCTCCCGCCGCCCAGCGGTACCGGGCGGAGCTGGCCGGAGCCACCGACCGGCTGGCGGGTTGGGCGCAGGCCTTCGACGAGCTGGGCGGGCTGCGCGGCGCCGGATAG
- a CDS encoding SAM-dependent methyltransferase: protein MAPNPAAQTAFGPMVLAAVEQNEPPERRLVDDDLAQLFLPPALRRLVAATRYAPVRRLVIRASEFTGPGLWANLACRKRFIGDKLADALGDVDAVVILGAGLDTRPYRLTRQVRIPVFEVDLPVNIARKAETVRRVLGGPPLSVRLVALDLERDDLLTSLAEHGYLPDYRVFFICEGVTQYLSEATVRRTLEGLRAAAPGSRLVFTYVRRDFIDGTNRYGTRTLYRNVRQRRPLWQFGLQPDEVAGFVAEYGWRLVEQAGPDELVERYVESTGRKLKASQLEWSAYAEKA, encoded by the coding sequence ATGGCACCCAATCCCGCGGCGCAGACGGCTTTCGGGCCGATGGTGCTGGCTGCGGTCGAGCAGAACGAGCCACCCGAGCGCCGCCTGGTCGACGACGACCTCGCCCAGCTGTTCCTGCCGCCCGCGCTGCGAAGGCTGGTGGCCGCCACCCGCTACGCGCCCGTGCGCCGCCTGGTGATCCGCGCGTCGGAGTTCACCGGGCCCGGGCTGTGGGCGAATCTGGCCTGCCGCAAGCGTTTCATCGGCGACAAGCTGGCCGACGCGCTCGGCGACGTCGACGCGGTCGTGATCCTGGGCGCCGGGTTGGACACGCGGCCCTACCGACTCACCCGCCAGGTGCGCATCCCCGTCTTCGAGGTGGACCTGCCGGTCAACATCGCCCGGAAGGCCGAGACGGTCCGGCGGGTGCTGGGCGGGCCGCCCTTGTCGGTCCGACTGGTGGCGCTCGATCTCGAGCGTGACGACCTGCTGACGTCGCTGGCCGAGCACGGCTATTTGCCGGACTACCGGGTCTTCTTCATCTGCGAGGGCGTCACGCAGTATCTGAGCGAGGCTACGGTGCGGCGGACGCTGGAGGGCCTGCGCGCGGCCGCGCCGGGCAGCCGGCTGGTATTCACCTATGTGCGAAGGGATTTCATCGACGGCACGAACAGGTACGGCACTCGCACGCTGTACCGCAACGTCCGGCAGCGCCGCCCGTTGTGGCAGTTCGGCCTGCAGCCCGATGAGGTGGCCGGTTTCGTCGCCGAATACGGGTGGCGGCTGGTGGAGCAGGCCGGTCCCGACGAACTCGTCGAACGCTACGTCGAGTCGACGGGCCGCAAACTCAAAGCCTCGCAACTGGAGTGGTCGGCGTACGCCGAGAAGGCCTAG